A window of the Scyliorhinus torazame isolate Kashiwa2021f chromosome 12, sScyTor2.1, whole genome shotgun sequence genome harbors these coding sequences:
- the LOC140386837 gene encoding dehydrogenase/reductase SDR family member 13-like encodes MVSCIAAAAILVALYIVTYYNFLKGARCRSDTCLRGKTVIVTGGNTGIGKQTALDLARRGARVILACRNKERAEAAVFDIRKKSGNNQVVFMQLDLASLKSVRAFAETFLKSEPQLHILINNAGIGSNGKTADGFNVVWEVNHLGHFLLTRLLLDRLKLCSPSRVVVVTSAMYRYGKIDFSNLNPPGEGLIQVLRNYSCSKLCNVLFVRELANCLEGTNVTCYSVHPGAVNTEVFRQLKCWMKVFFVPVATLFFQTPVDGAQTPIYCAVQEGIEKFSGRYFVDCKVREVLPHARDDAVARKLWEVSERMVGLGS; translated from the exons ATGGTTTCCTGCATAGCAGCAGCTGCGATCCTGGTCGCCTTGTACATTGTAACTTACTACAATTTCCTGAAAGGGGCTCGGTGCAGAAGCGACACTTGCCTGCGGGGAAAGACGGTGATAGTCACAG GTGGAAACACCGGCATCGGGAAGCAGACAGCGCTGGATCTGGCCCGGCGGGGAGCCCGCGTGATTCTGGCGTGCCGGAACAAGGAGCGTGCCGAAGCGGCGGTCTTCGACATCAGAAAG AAGAGTGGCAACAACCAAGTGGTCTTTATGCAACTGGATCTTGCGAGTCTTAAATCAGTGAGGGCTTTTGCAGAGACTTTCCTGAAATCGGAGCCCCAGCTGCATATACTCATCAATAATGCAG GTATTGGGTCAAATGGCAAGACCGCTGACGGATTCAATGTGGTTTGGGAAGTGAACCACTTGGGCCACTTTCTCCTCACTCGCCTTCTCTTGGATCGACTGAAGCTGTGCTCCCCTAGCCGCGTTGTTGTTGTTACCTCAGCAATGTACCGTTATGGAAAAATAGATTTCAGCAACTTGAATCCTCCTGGTGAAGGTTTGATCCAGGTGTTGAGGAACTACAGCTGCAGCAAACTGTGCAACGTACTTTTTGTGAGAGAACTTGCAAATTGCCTGGAGGGAACTAATGTTACCTGTTACTCTGTTCATCCAG GTGCTGTAAACACTGAAGTGTTCCGTCAGTTGAAATGCTGGATGAAGGTATTTTTTGTCCCTGTCGCTACCCTTTTCTTTCAAACCCCAGTCGATGGGGCTCAGACCCCCATCTACTGCGCTGTGCAAGAAGGCATTGAAAAATTCAGTGGCAGGTACTTCGTTGACTGCAAAGTTCGAGAGGTCCTGCCTCATGCACGAGATGATGCAGTGGCCAGAAAACTCTGGGAAGTGAGCGAAAGGATGGTTGGACTCGGCAGTTAA